The Gigantopelta aegis isolate Gae_Host chromosome 9, Gae_host_genome, whole genome shotgun sequence genomic sequence gcactGAGCAAAATTCTAAAGTTGACACCTTTTACCGCTGCCACAAAAGAAATACCTTTTTACTTCATAAGGCAAGACAAAAATCTCAATAATcacataaatgttttaacagatacatattacaatgtacatgttaACCCATAAAATGAATTCACCAGGATAATATATCAGCTGCTAGAACATCACATATCAAGCCTGTATAAAAGGCTACTGAACCATGGTTTCTTTGGTATCATCACGAAGCTCCTTCAGAAAAGGCagcaaatctaaaaacaaaacaaaaaatgaagatGAGATCAGGGTTCAACACAGCATTCTGTTCACCTGCATAGTgtctttttgtattattttgaaaatggatTACACAAAGAAAAAGGGTTAagcaaaaataatttgtgtAGCTCATTAATGGGTAACACAAATTTCAAATCTGTGCAGGCCTGAaagattaatatttaaaaacacaaagtgtcagTTGGCAGGAAtcgaacctactgcaccgaTTTGCATGGCATTTGACAGCCCGCAACTTTAACCACTCGGCCAACCAGGCATAAATTATGGTTAATACATGTAGACTTTACAAAGCTAACATTTCTACTTAATGAtttgaatgtatacatgtatgcttaCAAGTGCAATCCAGGTCATTTCAACTTACCTTTTCTATAATTTAAAAGTGGGATGTAGTTCTGAtgaatgttcctggaatgggacagctgcaggaaatcggcgtgacatggtcagattttggcgaatgcatgtgaaactccatgaaaagattggggtagtgatgggtatttaaagctgcaatgctcgcaacaatgcctcatttccatttcgacgtagacgagatataagatgccaagactaagcctgccgaatcgaaataCTGCAATAGGCCgtctccagttaggtgaatcgcagtcagcagtcgcatgCCACATGAACACCACTTCACGTCTCTGGAACAGGTACCaacagtttcaatcagctgaagaccggcccagaaatggaagacctcgcataacaactgcagcacaagatcgctacatccgtgTTCTGCACTTGCATCACCGAACTGCCatagcaacgaacactgctggacgcatacctgttttgagaagggtgtctgcacaaaccattcggaaccgacttcgagaagttggtttacgggctaggagactgTATGTTGGCTCcatcctgcgacgtcaacattgacatttacatgttcactggtgcacgaatgtacaggggtggaatttgggaaactggcggcgagtatggttcagcgacgagtcacgtttccttctacagtgaCGTGATGGATGACATCGTGTTTACAGATGtcacaatgaacgttttgccaacaactgcatcgcccaagttgacagattcagtGGAgagagtgtcatgatgtgggaagccatctcatacaccggcagaagtgaacttgtgttcgtacaaggcaacctgacagctgtatgctactgggatgaaattcttcgccatcacatgcttcccattttggtcAGACAGAGttaactctttcagcaggacaatgccaggccgcatacggcacgtgtaacaatagatttcctacagaatgagaacattaatgtgctgccatggccatcaagattgccagatctcaaccccattgaacatctatgggacgaactggacagccAGCGTGACCTgaagcctcagacgcttccgcaactgtcacatgcactgcagaaAGAATGGACTAGGATTCCatgtgcccggattcagagactcattcagtctatgatttcagcgccctcgtgcgatgCTGTTTGGTGAcacctccactgccgtcagtccatagcaagaacactgtcacatactcatgtcaaattttactgtgatacaatcataaataaagaaagtatgcgactttgtattaaagagataattccatgaatattttgtctatgcgtttcttttttgacagagtatattaccTGTTCCCCCTGTGCCTTTCTTTGAGACCGCTTCAAACTTTCCACTTCTATTCCTGTTTGCCATTATTACAATGTACCTGAAAGTAAAGTTATGATAAGCAAAAATAATAACTTCAAAGAATTTAAGAAATGACTGCTGCATCTGTTTATCTAGATACCAAGGACTTCCAACCAGAACTTGTTATATGTctgaagtcttttttttttgaaggtttaaaacaagttttatcaTTTACAAAATTGTGAAACATCCAAAAAGAAAGCAGTACTAttaattgattcattcattcgtctaAGACCAATAACGCATATAGCAATAGGATCGAATTGCTTTGGACAAATATTTGCATATTGCTGCCAGAGGTCTTGAAATACATGACATAGTGTATCTAAAGGACAGTaagtaaatttattaaaacattttagatGAGAGGCTTTGCCACTTTGTGCCCCCTACCAGGATGTCCCCCTGGATCTGACCAGTGACAAGAATCCCCTGGATCCCAGCTTTAAGGTCAATCATACTCCTTGAAATATTTTGGAGTtgagtgatatacatgtatataaattccataattacatgtatgtactgtcactttttatttcttttcctaCATTTGcttgttatttttcattagaGCATTCTTTTGTTAAGTCCAAATAGCTGTGTGGAATATAAAATAAGTACTGTGAAATCATTTTTGTTCATGACTGTCTAATTGTCATGTAATTCCTGAACTAATGAAATCAAcaaatttaagaacacaacaaaactataatatatataacacaaattTATTATACTACCTTTTCAATTCCCGAATTTAAGTCCTCAACAAAatgtgagtttttttttttttactgaaaccATAAAAATTTAAGcccatgaaataaaatatttcacagtATCATACTTGGTAACCAGCTGTATATGGTAACTCCGGAGATGGGTAACTGCAGCAACACAAGCATTGAATGCTTCTTGTAACCGATTGTTGTTTGTCTTGTTGActggaaaaaaacaagaacaatttACAACATTTTATCACACTATTTATAGATACTGATTTGTAAAAGTTCAACTACATGTAAGTTTCGTTTAATTTTTCTATACTGCATAAATACTGCACAAGTTAGGATACTGCTGAATTGAGCGCCATTTACCAGAATCAGAGGCTTCACATATGAATGTgatgatatgtatatataattacaaacatccCACCATTATATGATTTTCTCTATTCTGGTTGGACGATGTCACTAAAAAACTTAATGTTATcctttaataaacattaataaaattacgttattatgtaaaatatatcacGCAAAGGACAAAATAGGTCATGGAAAAGACATCAGAAACTGatttatgtgcatttttaactaaataagttgtgttgtttgtaattataaacattGTCCTACAATTTTAGGTCTGATTTTCTATAAGAGTGtgagtaagtacatgtatttactaacCCAAGTttttcaaaaagttggaagaattTCCCACATCTTCGATAAGTTTGGAATGTGCAGGGGGCATGTAATCTCTCATTTTGTTGAGAAACTTCTGCTTGTCtgcaaacatattaaaaatacatataaacattaaaataaatatacagattaaaataaataaatattacatcacTCCCATAATGTTCAGTGTTTTTCAGACATTACAATTTGAAGCTCAAATTACTCCTATAGACTTGATTTCTCATCAGAGGTTCAACCATCATTCACGATACACACAAAAATTGACCACATACATTGTTTGGTTCCtgcaagtatgaactaaaataaTGTTCTGTACATTTTCTTGTAGCTCATTTATGCATGTGCTCAATGTTTTCATTTAGTTTATACTGTCTTGTATCAAGTGAAAGAATCTAGATGGTAAATTTTTACTTCAATCGCATATCATGGTTCAAATGTCAACAAGAATTCAAGCcaggataataaataataatttcagaACAAGATCGATTATATTCAAACAGTGAAAACTAACTTGACAACTGGCAGTTTCTGCTATTACAACATATACGTACATTGAACCATTAAAGAACAGGTTGGAGGGTGGGACCATGCGCAATCAACcagacttttaaaataaatataaaacccCAGTGAAGTGAAATGAGCCACAATGACACATAAAGCATGAAGTATTGGATAAGATCCTTTTTATACACTTTCAgttgtcaggtcaggtcagagggttttatgtgcacattcagaacaagctgttgtagagaCTTCTGCtagctcctccatccaggacagggaagttttagttgtttttttgtctgaCTGCCAAGCAAAAGCTTAAGTTTAAGAAAAAAAGGctcaagttaaaataaatggaCATCTGCTTCCTTCTCACCTGGTTTATGCTGTATACCCAACAAACTGTCGAGCAGTTGAAGAGTCGAACTCTGAGCTGCACTACCTCCATTCAGCTGTAGTCATAAAGAAAGTTGATTAGAGAATTTATAATAAAGAATTATAATGCGATAGATCAAATAGGTGATAGGTGTACAATCACCCCATCCTGATAATTATCCTAACCATATTCATTCATGATCATCAATAGTAATACCAAATTACTGGGATGAGAATGGAAAATTTAAAAAGCGGAACTTTTTAAAACTCTAAACACATGAATTTGTTtacttaaaatttaaatattttatttcattaacccttttttaataattattataattttgtaaagtGTCACAGATCTTTTTTCAGTGATTCcaaattaatttcaaatatttactAACTAAAGAACAAGCAACTTTTTATCCAATTATAAAATCATGAATTTTCATGTTGACAACCGAGCAATATTGCCTCATTGCAGAGATAGTATTTAGTATGTACTTTTTCATGTAATACTTAGATGTCACCAAcatgtttaactttatttaattcgaaaaattaacaaattatttcTTGTGGCCagttacttttaaaaacaattctactCGTTTCGATTTTATCCACGTCaaatcttttaattattttaactgGAAGTAGCatacagtttcattttaagtagtctattttttatttttgctaCAAGTTACTTCACTTTGAATGCTGTTATAGATATAAGACGTATTTGGAACTTGCCGATACTAGTTTGATCTAACTGTTACATCTTGAGCTTTCACAGAAATACCAAATGCTAACATATGTTTATGATTTTGTGCTGATGACCAATGTTAGAATCcatgatatacatgtgtacctCACCCACCCTCTAAACAAATTTGTCATCAGATTTAGACGATTCTCAAGAATGACTCTGAGAGATGCAAAATCTGTAAAATTCTGCAGATCCATAAGACTAAGGACAAAatataagaagaaaacaaaataaagatgaCTTAGATGGCTACTGATATCATTGCTTTACATACGTTTTATGTTTTTTCTCCAAAAACAGCATACATTGTACACtgcacacatgtatgtataacctAGTACTAGCATAGCACACACTATAAACTTTTAACATATTAGATGTGTAgcagtacatgtagttatataaGATGAAAAAACATAACACAGACTCAATATGTTTCACTATTCAAACTGTCATTGATAATGAAATAGATTCTTGGCATTATTAAAGAGACAACTGAAAAGTTCAAAAGACAATCACTTGTACTGGTTCTTCAGAGATTCCTTCATATATCAGTCCGTTGGGAAGTGGGTTGCTTTCACCGCCCCACCTAAATagaatataatttgtatttcatGAGCACTTTCAGAAATTAACACCAAcaccaaatatttattaatgacatttttctCTTTAATAAACCTTTAAAATCTGTCGCGTGAAAAAGGTCTGCTGAaggtcttttgtatgcactttcccataggcaggGAAATATATATCAGGGTCTTTGATATACGAATCATGGCAAAAACCATGAGTCCATCTCATGCAATTGATCATGTGACAGTCACACATTAGGCTGAGCATGctaccactgagctgcatcACACTAACTATTTCAGAGGAATGTCTCTATACAGTCTAGATCACATTATAAAATACGACTCAACTGATGGTCGCGTCGTGTCATGGGAAAGATTTCCACCTGTTACAACCCattatattgatacatgtataaagagggAAGTCTGATGGTTTATCAATAACACCACCGAGGTTAGGAAAGACTACTGCTGTAACACAAGTATTATAAAccaacatgtatatacatgtacatgtaaacaagaTCACAATACTTGCCCACTTAGAAATGGCCTCAGGACATTATAGAAAGTATCTGCAGGTAGCTTTTCTGTggaaccaaacaaaaacaacaaagtagATAATATGTAGTACATTGATTTTGGAGTTTAAGCATGTGtatatgcatttgtttttgaatgtgcatgtatctgtcatgtttgtgtgtgtgtgtgtgtgtgtgtgtgtgtgtgtgttcatgagtgtctatctatatgtctacatacatatTAGATTATATTACATTTGATTTGAACTCTTTTTatcatgcccctataccactaaggtttcaaggATGTCCATCCAGGGTCTCAGCTCTgcatagccagggacttgacccGGGACAGAATTACATTGCATAAACTACCTGAATGTTGtgttgcattacatgtacatatatatgccTTATATTAAATAATCATATAAGCTTTAATATGCGAACTATTAATTCTGaccacaattattattattattattattattattagaattaaACCATTCATTCTCTTCAGTGCTTTTCTCATGTCATCAACAGTGTTGGTGATCTGGATCAGTGCATTTGCAACCTTCACGTCATCTTCTTCATAACTCCCATCAAGAACGTCTTGAATTGCCTGCAATATTGCACCACCACCTTTCAATACactgtaaatatgtattttcacACATTTCAGCAGAACAGGTGGTCTACATATCACACATGTAGTTGTACATTGGATAAGGAAATCAAGCAGATCTTTACAACAATTGTTTTCTTATGTTTCGTTAGTGTAAAACATTGAAAagatgtctttctttttttctctttttcatgATTATATCTACTGGAAggaagtaaggaaatgttttatttaatgacacactcaacacattttatttatggttatatggcatcagacatatggttaaggaccacacagatattgagagatatAGTGAAACCCCACTAAGACAAGACATCCATggtaccaagtaaaatgtccggttttaagacaTATCTTGTTTAGATAGATTCTATTTTGTACcagtatttaaaaagggaccatgaaaatagtccagttttgagggaattctggtttacagaaaGTCAGAATTCGATAGGTTCCACTGTATATTAAAACCAGATATTTAGGCAGGgttgcagaaagtactcgcccgctctccaaatgcgagtaaaactTCCTAcggatgatttaaaaaatgcaactaccagccTGACTAtctatgtctttttttgtttgatacgtgatgttgatcatttaccaaaaaaagaaagaaagaaatgttttatttaacaacgcactcaatacattttatttacggttatatggcgtcagacatatggttaaggaccacacagattttgagaggaaacccgctgtcgccacttcgtgggctactctttccgataagcagcaagggatcttttatttgtgcttcccacaggcaggatagcacaaaccatggcctttgttgaaccagttatggatcactagtcggtgcaagtggtttacacctacccattgagccttgcggagcactcactcagggtttggagtcggtatctggattaaaaatcccatgcctcgactgggatccgaacccagtacctaccagcctgtagacagaccgatggcctaaccatgacgccattGAGGCcggttgatcacttaccaagacttattaataatgtgttgtcagtatatctatatattacatttgaAGTGAACACAGTGTAcgttataatattgttaataatatattgttctatagactgGCGGACTAGTAAAAATTCTGGTGGGCTAATAATATTTAGTTGGCTCTGGTCTGGAAGGttagttaaatatttgtaatttctgcacccctgtttAGGTGCAGTGTGTTTAAATGTATTGGGTGTAATTCCTCCATACCTCGAGAGCCTCAACAAATGTGAATTCTACCATACAGGTGGCAACACAAAACCAGTCACATGCCTCTTCTCCAGGTAACACATACAGAGACACCAGGTTGCTGTtcaaaaacagagagagaatTTCAGGCATGTGTGCAGAAATCTTAGCATGAGGGGTTATAGAGGGG encodes the following:
- the LOC121381952 gene encoding myoglobin-like, whose translation is MSVKLNEYHVSRRTGFLLEDPLEKLPDYFEDWNWLSANAPDLISSHTLRREVEKIPILDYTRLIGYRELRLAHIQLSIIGSCYVWQEGDAGVPKSIPACIAVPWWNISQQIGLKPIIGHASFCLANWKYRDPSQPVSHDNLVSLYVLPGEEACDWFCVATCMVEFTFVEALEAIQDVLDGSYEEDDVKVANALIQITNTVDDMRKALKRMNEKLPADTFYNVLRPFLSGWGGESNPLPNGLIYEGISEEPVQLNGGSAAQSSTLQLLDSLLGIQHKPDKQKFLNKMRDYMPPAHSKLIEDVGNSSNFLKNLVNKTNNNRLQEAFNACVAAVTHLRSYHIQLVTKYIVIMANRNRSGKFEAVSKKGTGGTDLLPFLKELRDDTKETMVQ